One window of the Candidozyma auris chromosome 6, complete sequence genome contains the following:
- the RAM2 gene encoding bifunctional protein farnesyltransferase/protein geranylgeranyltransferase, with product MYSEEYKDVMTKLRGFLEQKTYTEEALALTEKALELLAAHYTTWHYRFNIVKAIKRDLFEELDWCELVALENEKNYQIWHYRQLIIEEILKDEELASKFDFHREYPILSEMLQEDSKNHHVWSYRKWFVERFSLHEAIEELQFVESMLDADLRNNSAWTHRFYLKFGLEDWQKNVDSEIEYAKSKIEICPQNPSSWNYLKGIYRKSNRDIRELREFCTPLADVKAKEIKSSFALELMAEIEKAAGDKDLAAAYYTQLAEVYDPIRANYWNYVKNML from the coding sequence ATGTACTCTGAGGAGTACAAAGACGTGATGACGAAGTTGCGAGGATTTCTCGAACAAAAGACATACACTGAGGAAGCCTTAGCCTTGACTGAGAAAGCCTTGGAGCTTCTTGCTGCTCACTATACAACATGGCATTACAGGTTTAACATCGTGAAGGCAATAAAGCGGGACTTGTTCGAAGAGCTTGACTGGTGTGAGCTTGTGGCGTTGGAAAACGAGAAGAACTATCAAATTTGGCACTACAGACAATTGATCATCGAGGAGATCTTGAAAGATGAGGAATTGGCGTCAAAGTTCGACTTCCACAGAGAATATCCGATACTAAGTGAAATGCTCCAGGAGGACTCCAAAAATCACCACGTTTGGTCCTACAGGAAGTGGTTTGTCGAGAGATTCCTGCTTCACGAGgccattgaagagcttcagTTCGTGGAATCTATGCTTGACGCAGACTTGAGGAACAACAGCGCGTGGACTCATAGATTCTACTTGAAGTTTGGTCTTGAAGATTGGCAGAAGAATGTTGATCTGGAAATCGAATATGCTAAACTGAAGATCGAGATATGTCCACAGAATCCTTCAAGCTGGAACTATTTGAAAGGGATATACAGAAAGTCCAACAGAGACATAAGGGAATTGAGAGAGTTCTGCACGCCATTGGCAGATGTGAAGGCAAAGGAGATCAAGAGCTCTTTTGCTCTAGAATTGATGGCAGAAATCGAGAAGGCTGCAGGTGATAAGGATCTTGCCGCGGCGTATTACACACAATTGGCTGAGGTTTACGACCCGATCAGGGCAAATTACTGGAACTATGTAAAAAATATGCTTTGA
- a CDS encoding sugar porter family MFS transporter, whose amino-acid sequence MGFSKYEESLVKPALAFRNFLDRTPNITNIYFIACISCISGMMFGFDISSMSAFLDQKDYLRFFNSPSSDMQGFITSAMSLGSFFGSMATSFVSEPFGRRASLMICAWLWIIGAAIQSSSQNRAQLIIGRFISGAGVGFGSSVAPVYGSELAPRKVRGFIGGMFQTSVTLGILVMFYISFGLSHINGVASFRIAWAIQIVPGLLLAIGLFFIPESPRWLAKQGYWDDAEKIVADVNAKGDRENPDVQIEISEIKEQLLVEENVKAFTFAKLFSKKYLPRTIVALSAQIWQQFTGINVMMYYIVYIFRMAGISGNANLVSSSIQYVLNFVCTVAALFLMDKIGRRPLLLGGAVMMTIWQFAVAGLLATYSVPYPDSGSTSVTIKIPDSDKPAANGVIASCYLFVCSFAVSWGVVVWVYVSEMWGDSVSRQRGAALATAANWIFNFAIAMFTPPAFANINWRTYIIYAACCVAMFIQVFFFFPETKGKRLEEIDQIWTEKVPAWKSASYKPAVPILSDAELGEKIRTQHAENSSQLLNSSSHSTAEKEAVDHLEDNNNVSDRV is encoded by the coding sequence ATGGGCTTCAGTAAGTACGAAGAAAGCTTGGTCAAGCCCGCTTTGGCCTTCAGAAACTTCCTTGATCGCACCCCCAACATTACCAACATCTACTTCATAGCTTGTATCTCGTGTATATCAGGGATGATGTTTGGTTTTGACATTTCGTCCATGTCGGCCTTTTTGGACCAGAAAGACTACCTTCGATTTTTCAATTCCCCAAGCTCCGACATGCAAGGCTTCATCACCTCTGCCATGTCACTTGgatctttctttggttcCATGGCCACCTCGTTTGTGTCTGAGCCTTTTGGCCGTAGAGCctctttgatgatttgCGCCTGGTTGTGGATTATTGGTGCTGCTATCCAGTCGTCATCTCAAAACAGAGCCCAGTTGATTATTGGCAGATTTAtttctggtgctggtgTGGGTTTTGGCTCCTCGGTTGCTCCAGTGTACGGCAGTGAGTTGGCTCCCAGAAAAGTAAGAGGGTTCATTGGCGGAATGTTCCAGACCAGTGTCACCTTGGGcattttggtgatgttctACATCAGTTTCGGTTTGAGTCACATCAACGGCGTGGCCTCCTTCAGAATCGCCTGGGCCATCCAGATTGTGCCTGGGTTGCTTTTGGCCATTGGTTTGTTCTTCATTCCCGAGTCTCCAAGATGGTTGGCCAAGCAGGGCTACTGGGACGACGCTGAAAAAATCGTTGCTGACGTGAACGCCAAGGGTGACAGAGAAAACCCCGATGTGCAGATTGAGATTTCTGAAATTAAGGAACAGTTGTTGGTGGAAGAGAATGTCAAAGCCTTCACCTTTGCCAAATTGTTTTCCAAGAAGTACCTCCCAAGAACCATTGTTGCTCTTTCTGCTCAGATCTGGCAGCAGTTCACCGGTATCAACGTCATGATGTACTACATTGTGTACATTTTCCGGATGGCTGGTATTTCCGGTAACGCCAACTTGGTTTCCTCTTCCATCCAGTATGTGTTGAACTTTGTGTGTACTGTGGctgctcttttcttgatggacAAGATCGGCAGAAGACCCTTGTTGCTTGGTGGTGCTGTGATGATGACCATCTGGCAGTTTGCCGTGGCTGGTCTTTTGGCCACCTACTCTGTGCCATACCCTGATTCTGGTTCTACCTCGGTCACAATCAAGATTCCTGATAGCGATAAGCCTGCCGCCAACGGTGTCATCGCCTCATGCTACTTGTTCGTTTGTTCGTTTGCTGTTTCCTGGGGTGTGGTTGTGTGGGTCTACGTTTCTGAGATGTGGGGTGACTCTGTTTCCAGACAGAGAGGTGCTGCCTTGGCCACTGCCGCAAACtggatcttcaacttcgcCATTGCCATGTTCACTCCACCTGCTTTTGCCAACATCAACTGGAGAACCTACATTATCTATGCAGCATGCTGTGTGGCCATGTTCATCCAggtgttcttcttcttccctgAGACCAAGGGCAAGAGATTGGAGGAGATTGACCAGATCTGGACTGAGAAGGTTCCAGCATGGAAGTCGGCCAGCTACAAGCCTGCCGTTCCTATCTTGTCTGACGCTGAGTTGGGTGAGAAGATTAGAACTCAACATGCCGAGAACAGCTCTCAGTTGCTTAATTCGCTGAGTCACTCGACtgctgagaaggaggctgTCGACCATTTGGAAGATAACAATAATGTCTCCGATAGAGTTTGA
- the PPT2 gene encoding holo-[acyl-carrier-protein] synthase produces the protein MILGLGVDIVHISRFSRLLAKGKPFSDRLCQRILHPRELAKFRDLRSEAAARYLAGSWAAKEAVFKTLDESDQKTFEFNKWYKYSVGKKPSIGTDGAKDVFLLSVSHDNDMLIATVLRQASFAGKS, from the coding sequence ATGATCTTGGGGTTGGGGGTCGATATCGTGCACATCCTGCGGTTTAGCAGGCTCCTAGCAAAAGGAAAACCTTTTTCGGACCGACTATGTCAACGAATTCTCCATCCACGTgaattggccaagttcaGAGACCTAAGAAGCGAGGCGGCGGCTAGATACCTAGCAGGCTCTTGGGCAGCGAAGGAAGCAGTGTTCAAGACCCTAGACGAGAGCGATCAGAAGACGTTCGAGTTCAACAAGTGGTACAAGTACAGTGTGGGGAAGAAACCAAGCATTGGTACTGATGGCGCTAAGGATGTGTTTCTACTAAGTGTTTCTCACGATAACGATATGCTTATAGCCACGGTCCTTCGACAGGCCAGTTTTGCGGGGAAGAGTTGA
- the YTM1 gene encoding Ytm1p — protein sequence MAEDQVKISLFTKEEDKSLHVSDAPLYVPSALKRYGLSEIVNHLLGREDDEKKPVPFDFLIDGQLLRTSLKEYLVKNGLSSEAFLRVEYTRAVLPPSFLASFNNEDWVSSVDTINNDSVAMSSIANSHINGPQILSGSYDGIVRTYNMSGQVDKQYVGHSAPVRAVKWIYAHRVVSAGNDRQLRLWKTAADPSVDEIAEDEPESAKTLAILDAHKAPVVSLDVNQKSHRILSAGQDNIVGVWSTNPKDMNTVEPYANSTSLASSASKKRRKMALKDVNVKHRAPLSLLEGHSQPVEGVIFDSTDSTVAYSVSQDHTVKTWDLVTSKCVDTRSTGFSLLSIAQLPQVNLLATGSSARHINLHDPRASSGATELQTTKLLGHTNFVVSLAVCPNNPRMFASGSHDGTVRVWDVRSDQPLYTIKRESGAPQGQNKVFGVAWDKDIGIVSGGEDKKLQINKGNNIA from the coding sequence ATGGCAGAGGATCAGGTGAAGATATCTCTCTTCACAAAAGAGGAGGATAAACTGCTTCATGTCTCAGATGCTCCCTTATACGTGCCTTCTGCTTTGAAAAGGTACGGATTGTCTGAGATTGTCAACCACCTTTTGGGCAGAGAGgatgacgagaagaaaccaGTTccttttgatttcttgatcGACGGTCAGCTCTTGagaacttctttgaaagagtACCTCGTCAAAAACGGCTTGTCTAGTGAAGCCTTTTTGCGAGTAGAGTACACTCGAGCAGTGCTTCCGCCTTCGTTTTTGgcttccttcaacaacgagGACTGGGTTTCTTCAGTGGACACTATCAACAACGACTCTGTTGCCATGCTGTCAATTGCCAACTCCCATATTAATGGCCCCCAAATCTTGTCTGGCTCGTACGACGGGATCGTCAGAACATACAATATGTCTGGTCAGGTGGATAAGCAGTACGTGGGCCATCTGGCGCCTGTGAGAGCTGTGAAGTGGATTTACGCACACAGAGTGGTTTCTGCTGGTAACGATCGCCAGCTTCGGTTGTGGAAAACTGCAGCAGATCCTTCTGTGGATGAGATTGCCGAAGATGAGCCCGAGTCGGCAAAGACATTGGCCATTCTTGATGCCCATAAAGCTCCAGTAGTTTCGTTGGACGTTAACCAAAAGAGTCACCGCATTCTTTCTGCTGGCCAAGATAACATTGTCGGTGTGTGGTCGACAAACCCTAAGGACATGAATACCGTTGAGCCATACGCAAATAGCACATCATTAGCATCTTCAGcatcaaaaaaaaggaggaaaatGGCACTCAAAGATGTGAACGTCAAGCACAGAGCGCCCTTGTCGCTTTTGGAAGGTCACTCACAGCCGGTGGAAGGGGTGATTTTCGACTCTACTGATCTGACAGTCGCCTACTCTGTTTCCCAGGATCACACAGTCAAGACGTGGGATTTAGTCACGTCTAAGTGTGTAGACACAAGAAGCACGGGATTCTCCTTGCTTTCTATTGCACAGTTACCTCAGGTTAATTTGCTAGCTACAGGCTCTTCTGCCAGACATATCAACCTCCACGATCCCAGAGCACTGTCTGGAGCCACAGAACTACAAACAACCAAGCTTTTGGGACATACTAACTTTGTTGTCAGTTTAGCAGTTTGTCCCAACAACCCTCGGATGTTTGCGTCGGGATCCCACGACGGAACAGTGAGAGTATGGGACGTGAGGTCTGACCAGCCCTTGTACACTATAAAAAGAGAGTCGGGCGCTCCACAGGGCCAGAATAAGGTATTTGGCGTCGCTTGGGATAAGGATATTGGCATTGTGAGTGGAGGTGAGgacaaaaaattgcaaaTCAACAAAGGTAACAACATCGCCTGA
- the SHA3 gene encoding putative serine/threonine protein kinase, translated as MTLDLLPLLDPQPEVPKRHNTDLSLDGFPINDKLRFVRKIGAGTYGLIYLVEDVETGAEFAAKMVMTDPPVKNGGRIDVDENKKLIQRKMYEYFVCSPKNVVELDLDMVAREGVRCPFLKEIALHLRVSSHPNVVTIHKVLNLGRVAVMTLMDYYDEGDLFGNIIDRGLFSRPPPWQDQQKLMKNCMLQLIDVVSYCAAQSVFHCDLKLENVMIRYNRSHRRAPGSPLVDYGELQIALIDFGLAMTSNTICCNACRGSSFYMAPERIVNFNTNHLVKSLVDMRQYPTVENAPKSGAKLFPTLAGDIWSLGVLFINITCARNPWPIANINDVNDVFGTYILQNRDILASILPISHRFNRLLDEIFRLNPNERISLADLYRKIARIDFFSDEIRKDDEDLVYNPQLSTPPPERPLAERDFVPNCPLSIKTT; from the coding sequence ATGACGCTTGATCTCCTACCTCTTCTCGACCCGCAACCGGAGGTGCCCAAGCGCCACAACACAGACCTCAGTCTCGATGGATTTCCTATAAACGACAAGCTACGGTTTGTCCGGAAAATCGGTGCGGGAACCTATGGTCTTATTTATTTGGTGGAGGACGTGGAAACTGGCGCtgagtttgcagccaaaatggTGATGACCGATCCCCCGGTCAAGAACGGTGGGCGCATAGACGTTGACGAGAACAAAAAGCTAatacaaagaaaaatgtaCGAGTATTTCGTCTGCAGCCCGAAAAACGTTGTGGAGCTTGATTTGGACATGGTGGCCAGAGAAGGTGTGAGGTGCCCCTTCTTAAAGGAGATTGCTCTACACTTGAGGGTGAGTTCTCATCCAAACGTGGTGACGATCCACAAGGTGCTCAATTTGGGCCGTGTGGCCGTGATGACCCTCATGGACTACTACGACGAAGGCGATCTCTTCGGCAATATCATCGACAGAGGCCTTTTCCTGAGGCCTCCTCCTTGGCAGGACCAGCAGaagctcatgaaaaatTGCATGCTCCAGCTTATCGACGTGGTGAGTTACTGCGCTGCCCAGAGTGTGTTCCACTGTGACTTGAAGCTAGAGAACGTCATGATACGATACAACAGATCGCATAGAAGAGCCCCCGGCTCGCCTCTTGTCGACTACGGCGAGCTCCAGATCGCCCTCATAGATTTTGGCCTCGCCATGACCTCCAACACCATCTGCTGCAACGCCTGCAGAGGTCTGAGCTTCTACATGGCTCCTGAAAGAAttgtcaacttcaacacAAACCACTTAGTCAAGTCTTTGGTGGACATGCGCCAGTACCCTACCGTGGAGAATGCGCCCAAGCTGGGAGCAAAGCTTTTCCCCACTTTGGCAGGCGACATCTGGCTGTTGGGagttctcttcatcaataTTACCTGTGCCAGAAACCCCTGGCCCATTGCCAACATCAATGACGTCAACGATGTGTTTGGAACTTACATTCTTCAGAACAGGGACATATTGGCGTCGATTTTGCCCATTCTGCACCGGTTCAACCGTCTCTTGGACGAGATTTTCCGCCTCAACCCCAACGAGCGAATCCTGCTAGCAGACTTGTACCGCAAGATTGCCAGAATAGATTTCTTCTCGGACGAGATCAGAAAAGACGATGAGGATTTGGTGTATAACCCGCAATTGTCGACTCCTCCTCCCGAGAGGCCATTGGCAGAGAGGGACTTTGTGCCCAACTGCCCATTGCTGATCAAGACAACGTGA
- the GUA1 gene encoding GMP synthase (glutamine-hydrolyzing): MSVPDVPVEVSKVFDTILVLDFGSQYSHLITRRLREFNVYAEMLPCTQKISELSWKPKGVILSGGPYSVYAEDAPHVDHDVFKLDVPILGICYGMQELAWINGKGVGRGDKREYGPATLNVEDQECPLFKGVDHSQVWMSHGDKLHALPTGFKTVATSENSPFCAIRHEKDPIFGIQFHPEVTHSVNGKLVLKNFALDICKANANWSMENFVDTEIARIQKLVGPTAEVIGAVSGGVDSTVGAKIMKEAIGDRFHAIYVDNGVMRKNETETVYKTLTEGLGINLTVVDASELFLSRLKGVTDPEKKRKIIGNTFIHVFEDEAAKIKPASGQSIEFLLQGTLYPDVIESISFKGPSQTIKTHHNVGGLLEDMKLKLIEPLRELFKDEVRHLGELLGVPHDLVWRHPFPGPGLAIRVLGEVTKEQVAIAREADAIFIEEIKKAGLYKQISQAFAALLPVKSVGVMGDQRTYEQVIALRAIETVDFMTADWFVFEAAFLKKVASRIVNEVDGVARVTYDITSKPPATVEWE, encoded by the coding sequence ATGTCTGTGCCCGACGTGCCCGTGGAAGTGTCCAAGGTGTTCGACACCAttcttgtgcttgattttggctcGCAGTACTCCCACCTCATCACCAGAAGGTTGAGAGAGTTCAACGTGTACGCTGAGATGTTGCCATGCACCCAGAAGATCAGCGAATTGTCGTGGAAGCCCAAGGGTGTAATCTTGTCGGGCGGTCCTTACTCCGTTTATGCTGAAGACGCTCCTCACGTGGACCACGATGTATTCAAGCTTGATGTCCCCATCTTGGGCATTTGCTATGGTATGCAAGAGTTGGCATGGATCAACGGTAAGGGCGTGGGCAGAGGCGACAAGAGAGAGTATGGTCCAGCCACTTTGAACGTGGAGGACCAGGAATGTCCTCTCTTTAAGGGCGTCGACCACTCTCAGGTGTGGATGTCCCACGGTGACAAGTTGCACGCCTTGCCCACTGGGTTCAAGACTGTAGCCACGTCGGAGAATTCTCCTTTCTGTGCCATCCGTCACGAGAAAGACCCCATTTTCGGTATCCAGTTCCACCCCGAGGTGACCCACTCCGTCAACGGTAAGTTGGTTCTTAAGAACTTTGCCTTAGATATTTGTAAGGCTAACGCCAACTGGTCGATGGAAAACTTCGTCGACACTGAGATTGCCAGAATTCAGAAGTTAGTTGGTCCTACCGCTGAGGTGATTGGTGCCGTCTCTGGTGGTGTTGACTCCACTGTGGGCGCCAAGATTATGAAGGAGGCCATTGGCGACCGTTTCCATGCCATTTACGTCGACAACGGTGTGATGAGAAAGAACGAGACTGAGACTGTTTACAAGACCTTGACTGAAGGCTTGGGTATCAACTTGACTGTCGTGGACGCCAGCGAGTTGTTCTTGAGCAGATTGAAGGGTGTCACCGACcctgagaagaagagaaagatcatTGGCAATACTTTCATCCATGTTTTCGAGGATGAGGCCGCCAAGATTAAGCCTGCTTCTGGCCAGTCCATCGAGTTCTTGTTGCAAGGTACCTTGTACCCTGATGTGATTGAGTCCATCTCTTTCAAGGGTCCATCTCAAACCATTAAGACTCACCACAACGTCGGTGGCTTATTGGAGGACATGAAACTCAAGTTGATTGAGCCATTGAGAGAGTTGTTTAAGGACGAAGTTCGTCATTTGGGTGAACTCTTGGGTGTTCCTCACGACCTTGTGTGGAGACACCCATTCCCTGGTCCAGGACTCGCTATCAGAGTTTTGGGTGAGGTCACGAAGGAGCAGGTTGCTATTGCCAGAGAGGCCGACGCTATCTTCATCgaggaaatcaagaaggctgGCTTGTACAAGCAGATTTCCCAGGCTTTCGCTGCTCTTTTGCCTGTTAAGTCTGTAGGTGTCATGGGTGACCAGAGAACTTACGAGCAAGTGATTGCTTTGAGAGCCATCGAAACAGTGGACTTCATGACCGCTGACTGGTTTGTGTTTGAAGCCGCTTTCCTCAAGAAGGTCGCTTCTAGAATCGTCAATGAGGTTGACGGCGTAGCCCGTGTCACCTACGACATCACCTCCAAGCCACCTGCCACTGTCGAGTGGGAATAG
- a CDS encoding putative carboxylic ester hydrolase, whose product MVSGFFRSVVSTHQPKSPIKFTSASGSKTIAAIIKESVPEFENGASFFVNPLLSSGHSQTAYTAINKFENVDLVHYKRRVLTVDSQNKFYYVNGDKMPYDRWNGQSTFAIDYVVPEGSDPDHEKFRPASQVRELPPRTEYLDPAKEQELLDNDKPLVVALHGLSGGSYESYIRAFINKVTKAPYNFDGLVLNARGCANHTITSPQLFCGLWTNDLRYLINEHIKKLWPNKKIFLIGFSLGGAITANYLGQEGRDVYRNIKGAAVVGAPWDFQVASHALVETYLGSKIYSPTMCQNLLKLLNVHSSTDNVKFGEIIEEYKKNPESFELKLLRDFDDVFTSRMFGFNCASEYYRHASPDQRLLNVRVPTLIVSSLDDPIVGSKSLPYPEVSLNPYTYLVATSIGGHLGWFNLQHNRWYPDPISKVFVKLAESEPQEDGSVLPRATDGIWKHDRIIS is encoded by the coding sequence ATGGTGTCTGGCTTCTTCAGATCGGTGGTTTCCACGCACCAGCCCAAACTGCCAATCAAGTTTACTTCTGCGAGTGGGTCCAAGACGATCGCTGCGATCATCAAGGAGTCAGTGCCCGAGTTTGAGAACGgtgcttctttcttcgtGAACCCGCTTCTTTCCAGCGGCCACTCTCAAACTGCCTACACcgccatcaacaagtttgAGAATGTTGACTTGGTCCactacaaaagaagagttCTCACGGTCGATTCGCAAAATAAGTTCTACTATGTGAATGGCGACAAGATGCCATACGACCGCTGGAATGGCCAAAGCACCTTCGCTATTGACTACGTGGTGCCCGAGGGAAGCGATCCAGACCATGAGAAGTTCAGGCCAGCCTCGCAGGTGAGAGAACTTCCTCCTAGAACTGAATACTTAGACCCTGCAAAAGAGCAGGAGTTGCTAGACAACGATAAACCGCTTGTGGTGGCTCTTCACGGTCTCAGTGGAGGCTCCTACGAGTCCTACATTCGTGcgttcatcaacaaggtgaCTAAAGCTCCATACAACTTCGATGGGTTGGTGCTCAACGCTAGAGGATGTGCTAACCATACCATCACGTCTCCACAGCTCTTCTGCGGCTTGTGGACTAACGACTTGCGGTACTTGATCAATGAACATATTAAGAAGCTTTGGCcgaacaagaagattttcCTCATTGGTTTCTCCTTGGGTGGTGCTATCACTGCCAATTACTTGggccaagaaggaagagacGTCTACCGTAATATCAAGGGCGCCGCAGTAGTCGGTGCTCCATGGGATTTCCAGGTCGCCTCGCATGCGCTTGTGGAGACGTACTTGGGAAGCAAGATCTACTCGCCTACGATGTGTCAGAATTTACTCAAGTTGTTAAATGTTCACCTGAGCACCGACAATGTTAAGTTTGGCGAGATCATTGAGGAGTACAAGAAAAACCCAGAATCTTTTGAACTCAAGTTGCTTCGTGACTTTGACGACGTGTTCACCTCCCGAATGTTCGGCTTTAATTGTGCTTCTGAATACTACAGACACGCTTCTCCAGACCAGCGTCTTTTGAATGTGAGAGTGCCAACTTTAATAGTAAGCTCTTTGGACGATCCTATCGTCGGAAGCAAGTCTTTGCCTTACCCAGAAGTGAGCCTCAATCCATACACATACTTGGTGGCAACGTCGATAGGTGGCCATTTGGGATGGTTCAACCTTCAACATAACAGATGGTACCCGGACCCAATCTCGAAGGTATTTGTAAAGTTGGCAGAGTCTGAGCCACAGGAAGACGGTTCAGTGCTTCCCAGAGCAACTGATGGTATCTGGAAACACGACCGGATCATCCTGTAA